The following are encoded together in the Oncorhynchus kisutch isolate 150728-3 linkage group LG8, Okis_V2, whole genome shotgun sequence genome:
- the ier3ip1 gene encoding immediate early response 3-interacting protein 1 has translation MAFTLYSLIQAVILCVNAVAVLHEDRFLSKIGWGVDQSVGGFGDEPGIKVQLMNLVRSVRTVMRVPLIAVNSVCIVLLLLFG, from the exons ATGGCGTTTAcattatattcccttattcaagCGGTGATTTTGTGTGTTAATGCTGTCGCCGTATTGCACGAAGATAGATTTTTAAGTAAAA TTGGCTGGGGTGTGGACCAAAGTGTTGGAGGATTTGGTGATGAACCAGGCATCAAAGTGCAGCTAATGAACCTTGTCCGCTCTGTGAGGACAGTGATGAGAG TGCCCTTGATTGCTGTCAATTCTGTCTGCATTGTGTTGTTGCTGCTTTTTGGCTGA
- the smad2 gene encoding mothers against decapentaplegic homolog 2 isoform X1, with protein sequence MSSILPFTPPVVKRLLGWKKSASGPGGAGGGEQNGQEEKWCEKAVKSLVKKLKKTGQLDELEKAITTQNCNTKCVTIPSNCSEIWGLSTPNTIEQWDTSGLYSYPDQTRSLDGRLQVSHRKGLPHVIYCRLWRWPDLHSHHELRAIEACEYAFHLKKDEVCINPYHYQRVETPVLPPVLVPRHSEILTELPPLDDYTHSIPENTSFPAGIEPPNNYIPETPPPGYISEDGEASDQPMNQSMDTGSPAELSPGTLSPVNHSMDLQPVTYSEPAFWCSIAYYELNQRVGETFHASQPSLTVDGFTDPSNSERFCLGLLSNVNRNATVEMTRRHIGRGVRLYYIGGEVFAECLSDSAIFVQSPNCNQRYGWHPATVCKIPPGCNLKIFNNQEFAALLAQSVNQGFEAVYQLTRMCTIRMSFVKGWGAEYRRQTVTSTPCWIELHLNGPLQWLDKVLTQMGSPSVRCSSMS encoded by the exons ATGTCCTCCATCTTGCCTTTCACCCCTCCGGTTGTGAAGAGGCTCCTGGGGTGGAAGAAGTCAGCCAGCGGCCCCGGGGGAGCAGGGGGTGGAGAACAGAATGGCCAGGAGGAGAAGTGGTGTGAGAAGGCTGTCAAGAGCCTGGTTAAGAAGCTGAAGAAGACTGGACAGCTGGACGAGCTGGAGAAGGCCATCACCACCCAGAACTGTAACACCAAGTGTGTCACCATCCCCAG CAATTGCTCTGAAATATGGGGACTGAGTACACCAAATACGATAGAACAGTGGGATACCTCAGGCCTATACAGCTACCCTGACCAAACCAG ATCCCTGGATGGGCGCCTGCAGGTATCTCACAGAAAGGGTCTTCCTCACGTCATCTACTGCCGCTTGTGGCGATGGCCCGACCTGCACAGCCACCATGAACTGCGTGCCATCGAGGCCTGCGAGTACGCCTTCCACCTCAAGAAGGACGAGGTCTGCATCAACCCCTACCACTACCAGAGGGTGGAGACCCCGG TTCTGCCTCCTGTACTTGTGCCAAGACACTCGGAAATTCTGACAGAGCTGCCCCCATTGGACGACTACACTCATTCCATACCTGAGAACACAAGCTTTCCTGCGGGGATCGAGCCTCCAAATAACTACATACCAG AAACACCACCACCTGGATACATAAGTGAGGATGGGGAAGCCAGCGATCAACCGATGAATCAAAGTATGGACACAG GTTCTCCTGCTGAATTGTCCCCTGGCACCCTCTCACCTGTCAATCATAGCATGG ACCTGCAGCCGGTGACTTACTCTGAGCCTGCGTTCTGGTGCTCTATAGCCTACTATGAGCTGAACCAGCGTGTTGGAGAGACATTCCATGCTTCGCAGCCCTCTCTGACCGTGGATGGTTTCACAGACCCCTCCAACTCAGAGCGTTTCTGTCTGGGCTTGCTCTCCAACGTCAACAGGAATGCCACTGTAGAGATGACCAGGAGGCACATAG GAAGAGGAGTCCGGCTGTACTATATTGGCGGTGAGGTGTTTGCTGAGTGTCTCAGTGATAGCGCCATCTTTGTTCAGAGTCCAAACTGCAACCAGCGGTATGGGTGGCACCCAGCAACCGTTTGCAAAATTCCTCCAG GTTGTAACCTGAAGATCTTCAACAACCAGGAGTTTGCAGCACTGCTGGCCCAGTCCGTAAACCAGGGCTTTGAGGCTGTGTACCAGCTCACCAGGATGTGCACCATCCGCATGAGCTTTGTCAAAGGCTGGGGGGCTGAATACAG ACGGCAGACTGTCACAAGCACTCCCTGCTGGATTGAGCTGCATTTGAATGGACCCCTGCAATGGCTGGACAAAGTGTTGACTCAGATGGGATCCCCTTCTGTACGTTGCTCCAGTATGTCATAA
- the smad2 gene encoding mothers against decapentaplegic homolog 2 isoform X2 yields the protein MSSILPFTPPVVKRLLGWKKSASGPGGAGGGEQNGQEEKWCEKAVKSLVKKLKKTGQLDELEKAITTQNCNTKCVTIPSNCSEIWGLSTPNTIEQWDTSGLYSYPDQTRSLDGRLQVSHRKGLPHVIYCRLWRWPDLHSHHELRAIEACEYAFHLKKDEVCINPYHYQRVETPVLPPVLVPRHSEILTELPPLDDYTHSIPENTSFPAGIEPPNNYIPETPPPGYISEDGEASDQPMNQSSPAELSPGTLSPVNHSMDLQPVTYSEPAFWCSIAYYELNQRVGETFHASQPSLTVDGFTDPSNSERFCLGLLSNVNRNATVEMTRRHIGRGVRLYYIGGEVFAECLSDSAIFVQSPNCNQRYGWHPATVCKIPPGCNLKIFNNQEFAALLAQSVNQGFEAVYQLTRMCTIRMSFVKGWGAEYRRQTVTSTPCWIELHLNGPLQWLDKVLTQMGSPSVRCSSMS from the exons ATGTCCTCCATCTTGCCTTTCACCCCTCCGGTTGTGAAGAGGCTCCTGGGGTGGAAGAAGTCAGCCAGCGGCCCCGGGGGAGCAGGGGGTGGAGAACAGAATGGCCAGGAGGAGAAGTGGTGTGAGAAGGCTGTCAAGAGCCTGGTTAAGAAGCTGAAGAAGACTGGACAGCTGGACGAGCTGGAGAAGGCCATCACCACCCAGAACTGTAACACCAAGTGTGTCACCATCCCCAG CAATTGCTCTGAAATATGGGGACTGAGTACACCAAATACGATAGAACAGTGGGATACCTCAGGCCTATACAGCTACCCTGACCAAACCAG ATCCCTGGATGGGCGCCTGCAGGTATCTCACAGAAAGGGTCTTCCTCACGTCATCTACTGCCGCTTGTGGCGATGGCCCGACCTGCACAGCCACCATGAACTGCGTGCCATCGAGGCCTGCGAGTACGCCTTCCACCTCAAGAAGGACGAGGTCTGCATCAACCCCTACCACTACCAGAGGGTGGAGACCCCGG TTCTGCCTCCTGTACTTGTGCCAAGACACTCGGAAATTCTGACAGAGCTGCCCCCATTGGACGACTACACTCATTCCATACCTGAGAACACAAGCTTTCCTGCGGGGATCGAGCCTCCAAATAACTACATACCAG AAACACCACCACCTGGATACATAAGTGAGGATGGGGAAGCCAGCGATCAACCGATGAATCAAA GTTCTCCTGCTGAATTGTCCCCTGGCACCCTCTCACCTGTCAATCATAGCATGG ACCTGCAGCCGGTGACTTACTCTGAGCCTGCGTTCTGGTGCTCTATAGCCTACTATGAGCTGAACCAGCGTGTTGGAGAGACATTCCATGCTTCGCAGCCCTCTCTGACCGTGGATGGTTTCACAGACCCCTCCAACTCAGAGCGTTTCTGTCTGGGCTTGCTCTCCAACGTCAACAGGAATGCCACTGTAGAGATGACCAGGAGGCACATAG GAAGAGGAGTCCGGCTGTACTATATTGGCGGTGAGGTGTTTGCTGAGTGTCTCAGTGATAGCGCCATCTTTGTTCAGAGTCCAAACTGCAACCAGCGGTATGGGTGGCACCCAGCAACCGTTTGCAAAATTCCTCCAG GTTGTAACCTGAAGATCTTCAACAACCAGGAGTTTGCAGCACTGCTGGCCCAGTCCGTAAACCAGGGCTTTGAGGCTGTGTACCAGCTCACCAGGATGTGCACCATCCGCATGAGCTTTGTCAAAGGCTGGGGGGCTGAATACAG ACGGCAGACTGTCACAAGCACTCCCTGCTGGATTGAGCTGCATTTGAATGGACCCCTGCAATGGCTGGACAAAGTGTTGACTCAGATGGGATCCCCTTCTGTACGTTGCTCCAGTATGTCATAA